The Oceaniferula marina region CATCGATAAACAAAGTGGTTTCTGGAACGCCATCCTCAGTTGAACGGTAAGAACACGCAATATGGTGCCATTGGCCATCACAAACATTTGAACCTCCAACCAAGTAACCTGTGCCAATAATTTGAACCTTTCCTCGGCCTGTATGACTCTCATCGCCTGAGATATTGATCGTCCATCGTTCCAGATCCTGATAAGACTTTAAACTTGATTTTCTATCCAAATCAAAACGACCCCATGTCACTATACCTGATACTCCGCCTGAGGGAATCCGTTCACTACGGTACCAAAATGCGATGGTCCTAGGGCGGTCACCCGCAATTCCAGGGTATCCTGTAAGTAATGATTTTCCCACAAGAGGTTCGATAGATAATGCTGATTCAAATCTTCCTTCCCCGAGCATCGTCAAAGCCTTGGTATCATTTTTGATCGGACGAGCTGAAGGATCTGACAGGCAATGAATGGTTCCTTCAGCTGGGAAAGCAAGATCTTCGATTTCGTCAAATGACCAGTGTAGGTAGGGTAGGGATTTGGGGAGTTTGTTCGCAAATTGATTGTTTGCGCTAGGAATGGTGCTGAGGCGGCCAATCGGGTCGATGCGGCGCGCTTGGCCGGCCGTGAGGGTGGCGGATTCTTTGCGGATGCGTAGAGTGGTCACCTGGACCTTTCCCTTGAGCACGTGGACTTCATCGTGATCGTTTGTTTTTGCCAGCACGCCGAACTCGGTGCCGAGGTCGACGATGTTGAGGTCTCTGGTTTTCACTTGGAACCCTTCAGCCCCTTTGGGAACATGGAACCAGCCGGTGCCTTCACCGAGGTAGAGTCGGTCATTGGCATGCAGGGTGAGGTCGGCAGGAGCGGTGATGATGGATTTGACTCCGGAGGCAAAGTTGAGCTCGATGGCTCCCTGGCTGAGTTGGAGGCGTGAGCCGGGATGCATCGTCTGGCCGTTGGACTGATCTTCCGCGCCATCGTGGGTGATGGTGAAGAGCGTGCCCGGGGAGGTTTGGAAGGCGAGTGAGGGTGGCGTTTCAGGGTCGACAAAAAACAGGCGCATCAGGACTGCGGAGAGCACCAGAATGGCAGCGGCCGAGATCAGGGCGATTTTGATGGTTTTATTTTTTTGCCGTTTCAGAACGCGTTCCATGGGGACGACGTTGGTTTGCGGTAGGGTGGTGGTTTTTGCCTGACTGAGCAGGCTGTGCATCTCAGCGAGTTCGACGTAGTATTCGACTGATTCCCGGTTGGCCAAAAGCTCCTGCTTGAGCCGGGTGAGTTCGGACTCGGAGATGGTGTGATCGAGCCAGGCTTCGATCAGGGAGGTGAGCTCTTCCTGGTTCATTGGACATCTCCTTCCAGCAGCAGACGTTTGTGGACGCAGTTACGTAACTTTGCTCGCACGCGGGAGAGTGCGGTGCGCAGGGAGTCGGGGGACCGCTTGATACGTTTGGCGTGTTGTTCGAGGGTTTTGCCCTTCGAGTACCTGACTTCGATCAGGTCGCGGTCGCTGGGTTTGAGTTTTTCCAGGCAGCGATCGAGTGCGCGTTGTCTGAGAGTGGTCTCCTTTTCCGGCCGCTGGTTCCAGACCTGGTCGATCGCCTGGATGAGCTCATCATCCATCGAGGGTGAATGGTGGCGTTTATTCGCTCGGAACTGGGATTTCACCATGTTGCGGGCAATGGCAAAGATCCACGCCTGAAAGTTACTTCCATCCTCGAAGCTGTTCATCTTCTCCCAGATGACGACATTCGTATTCTGGAGAACGTCTTCGGCATCGTCAGAGCCCGGCATGAGGGAGACGATATAGGCACGCAGAGCCGACTGGTGCTCCAGCAGCAGCTTAATAAACGTGTTGATTTCCGGTGGGTGAGAAGCCATGCCTACTAAGGTATGGATTCCCAATCACTTTTCTAAACAAAAAAGATGATAAAAAAAGCGTGGCTTCTGATTTAGGGCGCGTGGCGGGTCACGGTTTCAAGGGGATGATCAGGCAGCGGCCATGGTTGTAGCCTTTCCCTTTTCTGCGGGTGGAGAGGCAGAGTGCTTTGGCTTGCCCATCCTCGATGTAGAGAAAGGGACGTTCGATGCTACCGACGGTGATGGCTTTTCCGTCAGGAGATGGGAACGATTTTCCGGTGACCTTGGAGTGCTGGGCTTTGTCCCATTGGATGCCATCGGTAGAAGTGATCAGCCCGATGTAATGATGAGCATGAAAAATGGCGTAGTAGCGCTTGCGCTTGGTATCATACCAAAGGGATGCATCTTCGGTATCCATACCGGAAATCGCGGGTTGGGGCTGGATGCTGAACGGTCCGGTCGGGGTGGGGGAGGTAGCCAGGCCTTGGATGCGCTGCGGCATCGCTTGTTCAGGAGTTTTGGCTTTGATGTCCCCTTTGAGAATCATCAGATAGGAGCCATCCGGGCGTTGGGTGACGCCGGGGTTGACGGTGATGTTGAAGACGGGCTTGGCGGGTTCGACAATCGCCTGCGTGGAGGGAACAAACGGCCCGGTAATTGATGTTGAGGTGGCGACACCAATACGCTGGCTATCCCGGATGTGATTGCGGGATTTGCCGGGTCGGCTGGAGATAAAGTAGAGGTGCCAGGTGTCACCAAACTTTTTTAGTTTGGGGTTGTGTGCCATCAGTTCGTTCCAGTGTCCCTTGCCAGAGCCCTTGAGCAGGACCTTGAGGTGCCGGTAGGGTCCTGCCAGATCATCTGCTTGGGCGATGGCGATTTCAGATGTCGTGAGCCAGTCACCACCCTTGGTTTTCCAGCGGGAGTAGATCAGATAATAGCTGTCCCCTTCTTTGACGATGTGGCCACCCCAGGTGGCGTAACCTTCTTCTTCAAAGAAATTCGCCTGAGTAATCGGCTCGAGCTTGTCAGCGAGTTTGAGATTATCCGTTGTTTGACTCCAAGCAAGTGGTTGGAGCAGTAACACCGAAAGGAGGATGAACAAGGATCGGGTCATTCAACAATCATTGAACTCGCTGATGGTTTTGTCAACGATGGGCTTGGCTCCAGAAAAAGGGTGCATTCAATTACTTGAGCACGACTTGATAGAAATGTTGGGCAGAGCTTGAGTGTGGCAGCGTGTAGGAGGTTTGAGATCCGACTGCTGCAGCCGCGATATCATCGGCGACAATGTGGGACCAGTCGATGAGGTCGGTGCTGGACCGGATGGTGAAACGGGCCGTTGGGCTGGATGGCCAGGTGAGTTGGAGTGCACCATCTCCGAGAAGGGTTTGTTCCTGTTTGAAGTAGCTGTTGAGATCGAGCGGATCCGTTCCGATTTTGGCTTCCCCTCCATCATTGATGTTATCGCCGTCGGTGTTGTCGTTGTCCGGATTGGTTTCGCCAGGGTCGACCAGGCCATTTTGATTTTTATCCTCTGTGAGGTCCGGGATGCCATCCTGATCGACATCAACGGCAGGGAGGTTAGGCAGAGCCGGAGGGACGGCCTGGTTGGTGTTTTTATTGACCGAATACTGGGCGCCCATGGCGTCAAGCTGTTGCCGGAGGTGGCGGACCATGCTCATCAATCGTTCCGGGTGGCTGGCGGCCACGTTGTTTGATTCACCGATGTCATTGGCGAGGTTGTAGAGGGATGTGCTTCCATTGCTGTACTGGTGGATGATTTTCCAGTCGCCCTGACGCATGAGCGCAAAGTGGTCATGATTGTGCCCATGTGGGAAATGTTGGATGAACTCCTGCGGTCGGTGGGTTCCCGGAGTGGCACGGAAGTAGGGACTCAGATCGTGGCCATCGACCGGGTGGCTGTAGCTGGCTCCTGCGATGCTGGCGACCGTGGCAAACATATCTTCACAGGAAACGATATCATCCTCCCGGCTTCCGGCCGGAATGCTGAGCTGGGATTGGAATGGGTTGTTGGCATCGGGTTTTGCCCATGAGGCGATCATGGGTACGCGGATGCCACCTTCCCAATACTGTCCTTTTTTACCACGTAAGATGGGGTTGGCTGCATCACTACCGTTATCGGAATAAAAAATGACGATGGTATTTTCGGCGACGCCGAGTTGTTCGAGATTCGTCAGAATATCCCCCAGGGATTTATCCATGCCTTCGATCAGGGTGGCGTAGGCGAGGGCGTTACCGCTGAGGCTGGGGTAGTTGGCTGTAAACCGGCTGTCTGCCTGCCAAGGAACGTGAACAGCATAATGTGCCATGTAGGCAAAAAAGGGAACGCCATCGCTGACGGACGCTGTGATCGCTTTGTTCATTTCCAGCGTGAGGGCTTCGGAGAGGAAGGTGTCGGTGCCGTGGTATTGTTCGAGTCCCGGGACATGCCAGATGCCGGTGCCGTAATTGTTGGTGCCGAGGTAGGACCCGGGCCCTCCGGCTCCATGACCGGCGATGTTGATATCAAAGCCAATCGCTTGTGGATTACCGGCAAAGGAACTGTTGGTGCCGAAGTGGGCTTTACCGGCGTGGATGGTTCGGTAGCCGGTTTCCTGAAGGAGTTTGGGCAAGGCGATGTCACTGGGCTTCATACCCGCCATATGCCAGTCGGACGGTGATTTGAGGTGGGCGATGTTGTTGCTCCCTGTGTCTTGGGGAGTGCTGGGGTGGGTCCAGGTGGTGACATGGTGGCGGGTGGCATTCATCCCGGTCATGATCGAGACTCTGGTGGGTGAACAGACGGAGCAGGCGTAGGCAGAGGTGAACTTCATCCCCTGGGTCGCCAGCCGTTCCATGTTAGGGGTGATGCGGAGCTTGTTGGTTTGGTTGGCCGACGGCTGCGGGTCGCCTGAAGCATCATAATGAAAAGGAACCGAGGTGTCCTGCCAGCCCATGTCATCAACGAGGAAAAAAAGGATATTTGGTTTGGGAAGACCCACTCCCATCCTCAGGGTGGCGGTCGTGCTGCCACCTGTGTTACTTGCTGTCAGGGTGTAGGTGGTGGTGGATGTGGCAGAACTCGACGTGTTGCCATCACCATCTGTGGAGAGGGAGGTAACGTCACCGATTTGCGGGGTGATGGAGATTGATGTTGCACCAGTGGTTTGCCAGCTGAGGTTGAAGGCTGTGCCGGGAGTGACGTAATAGTCGTTGGCGGAAAAGGATTCAATGCTTGGAGGAAAAACGTGGTCGTTACTGACAATTTGAATGCCGTTCACGGCGGCGCGACCCACGCTGGAATCCATGGCGAGGGTGAAACTGCGGCTCGTGACATTTTCAAAAACGGCGAAGTTGGCATAGTTTCCGGCTCCCGTGGTCTGGACGAAGGTGCCGGAGTAGGTGCCGGAATCGTCACCGGCTTTAACCATGGCCTGGGATTCGAGGGGAGTCAGGGTGAGGGTGTGGCTGCGGTTGGATGAGTCCGTATCAAAATAGACATAGACTCGGTACCCTGGAGAGGTGAATGTGGAGTCCAGCCCGTTGATTTGCAGACCGCCACCGTCTGAGGGTTTGAAGGCGAGGTAGGAGTTCATTAGGCTACGGCTGCTGGCGCTGCCCTCTCCCTGGCTGGCTCCCGAGTAGCCGACGTAGGCGGAATTCAAGCTGGAGATAAAGGTGGCAGCGGAGCTGTTCCCTTGGTCATCTTTGACGCTGAGGTTGCGTTGCGCCGCGGCACCGGATAGATCACCATTGTTGAACCCGATGTTATTCCAGTGTTGGGCTGCGATCGGGATGTTGCCCGCTGCGTCTCCATTGATGATTTGGTTACTCTCTGTCGAACCAGCGTTGTTAAACAGATTGATGTTGATGGTTTTGGCATCCACCGAGGATGCAAGGGTGCAGAGAAAAAGCAGACAAGTGATAGGTTTCACGGGAAATAAATGGTTAGATTACGGTGTGATGAGTAAGCGAAGGAAGGTGCGTTGTGTGCTGGGGGCAGACAAACTCCAAGGTGAGCGGTAATGAAGTGTGGCGGTGCCGTCACCATGATGGATGGAGCGGATAAAGACAGGTGCTTCCTCATCATTCCAGTGGATCAGATCCTGGGACACCTGGGGGGTGGCTTGTGTTCCCAGTGCATTCAGATTGCGTTGGAAGGCAAGGGTGAGGTAATCCTTTCCGTCAATGGTTTCGAGCTGACCGCTGGGCAAGGCGAGGTCCATGGCATTTGTAGGATGAGAGCCAAGGTAGAATTCCGAGATGTTGTCCAAGCCGTCGAGATCGTCGTCATCGGTGGCTGATCCGATGAGACTGTGGCCGGCTGACCATTCGGTGTAGCTGAGCGGTGTGAGTTTAAACATTTTGTATGCCATCCCTTTCCCAAGGGCGAGTTGTGCCGTGGCATTGAGGTGGACTTCATCGGTGTCTTTGAATCCGTCGACTTCTTGTTCGTGACTTGGATGGTCGGTGCTATTGGTGGGCACGGTGGCGGTGTTATTTTTAGCCAGAGCTGCTCCGGAATCTTCATCCAGCTCGAGTTCCGCTTGACGCACGAGCTCGCGGCCGGGGAATCGGGTGTCCACATCGCCGCCGGCAGGTGCGTATGGAAGGACCTGACCTAGCACAAAGCGGATGCCGTCCGGTGAGGCATGATTTGCAAATTGTTCCCGGATGCGATCGATAAAATGAGAGAGGTTGGCTCCGTAGTCGTCGGCACTGGTGTTGGACTCGGGTACGTTTAAACCATCCTTTGCGTCCTGCTCACCTTGTTGCCAGCACATCCCTTTGATGACCGGTTGCCAGCCATCGGTTTCGAGTGCGGCGATTCCGTTGTTGAAGGTGTTGACCATGGCGGTGAATGATCCGCCCCAGTTGCCGGTGTCTGTGGCATTGGCTCCGGGTTTGAAGTTGATTTCCAGGCTGTTGCCACTGGCAGCGTATTTGATCAGAGCGATGTTCCGTCCCGGGCAAAGGTCGCGGAGTCGTTCACCGAAACCCATTTCCGGTCCGAAGGTGCTGCCGTTGGCGGGTTGGAGGCCGACCCATTTGTTGGCGATCGATCCGGACACACCTGAGCCTGCGGCGTAGAGCATGATTTCGGGTATACTGAGTAGTTCGGCTGACAGCTTGTAGCTCCGTGCCGTCCCTTGCATGTTCGACTGTCCACTCAAGAGGTAGACATCGATGGGGCCTTTGCTCAGAGTGGCGGATGTCTGGGCGGTGATGATGGTGTTCCCGCGGGTAGCGGTTAAAGTCCAAGTGGTGCTGGCTGTGGGAGTGAGGATACTGCTGCCAGTACTGGATACCGATCCTACCCCTTGATCAATGGTTACCGAATCCGCATCGGTCACGTTCCAATGGAGAGTCACGGATTCGCCTGCGGTAAAGGAGCTGGGAGTGGCAGTGAAGGATACAATGTTGGCGGAGGGTTCGGTTTGAGCCACAATTTGTAAGCCGCTCAAGGTGGCCCGACCGGAGGTGGCATCTCCGGATATTGTGAGGGTATTGCCGGTGAAGGTTCCAAACTCGGCGTAGTTGGCATCCGTGACTGCCGATGTTGATGATGTGGCGGTGCTTGGAATCCAGCCGATGACGCCATCGTTGTCGGTATCTGCATCGGTTCCTGAAGTGTCCTCCGTCCAGAATGTCTGGTTGCTGGTTCCATCGGTCATACTGATGGCGTAGGTTCGGGTGGCAGAGCCGATATCAAATACCGCATAGACCTTGTAGCCATGGGGTGCCCAGGAGGCTAGGCCGTCGAGTGTGATGCTTTCCGAGCTATTCAGATTGAGAAAGCTTTGCATGAGCCCACCGTCACCTGTGTTCGATTGGTTAGGTGAGCTGCTGTTGGCAAAGTTAGAGTAGAATGATCCGCTTGATGTCATGTCAACACCTGCATCAGCACCGGAGGAATCGTTGAGATTGATGTGGTTGGCGCCTTGGGTCGCGGCAGTGAAGGTGCTTGGTGCTCCTGCCCCTGATGCCCGGAGATTGATGTTGTTCCATTTGGATCCGTCGGTGGTTTGAGATCCTGGCATGCCCACGATGGAGGACTCACCGGCATCGACGGCGTTGGCGTCATTGAGTGCGATACCAAAGTTTACGCTGATACTTGCGGGAATGGGGACAATTTGAAAACCGCAGATCGGAGCGCGGTTGGTATCGGCACCCGAGATGGTCAGGGTGTCACCGGTGAAAGTTCCGAAGGCAGCATAGTTGGCATCAGTGATCGCGGTTGCTGATGTAGTTGCAGTCGACTCGATCCAGTTGATTACACCGTCGTTATCTGTATCAGAATCTGATCCTGCGGTGTCGGCTGTAAAGTAAGATTGAGAAGTTAATCCATCACTGACAGTAAAGCCGTAGGTGCGGGTGAAGGGGCCGATATCGAAGTAGAGATAAACTCGGTAACCGTGAGGCGCCCATGTGGATAGTCCGCTGAGGGAAATGGACTCCGAGTTGTTCGCGAGAGTGTAACTTTGCATCAACGCTCCGTCGCCTGATGCGGAGGCATTGGCTCCACTTGCATTGGCGTAATTGGCGTAGAAGGCCCCGCTGGATACCATATCGACCCCTGAATCAGCACCGGAAGTATCATTGAGGTCAATGTGATTGCCGTTTTGGCTCGCTGCGGTGAAGAGGCCTGGTGCGCCTTGTCCGGATGATCGGAGGGGGATATGATTCCACAATGATCCGTCATGGGTTTGTCCGCCGGGGATCCCTACGCTTGCCTTTTCTCCTGTGTCAATCGTGTTGGCATCGTCTGAGCCAATCGCAAGGTTGACATTGATCGTGTTGGCAAATGATGTAACTGCCAGAAACGGAAGCAGGATTGCTAACAAAGTTCGGATCTTCATGGTGGAAATAATGTTTGGTAAGAAAAACCTGACGGGATAATGGCTCCCGTCAGGTTGTTGTTGAAATCAATGGATGTGTTTAATGCATGCTTGATTATTTTCTCCGGTGGAGGATCAGGGCAAGTCCGCCGAGGCCTAGCAGGGCAGCGGAGGATGGCTCGGGGACCGCGACGATTTGAAAGCCGCTGAGGACGGCTCGTCCGCCATTATTGGTTCCAGAGATGGTGAGGGTGTCACCAGTGAAGGTGCCGAAGGAGGCGTAGTTGGCGTTGGTAACCGCGGATCCCGATGTGGTGGAGGTGGTCCCGAGCCAGTCGATGATCCCATCGTTGTTGGTATCACTGTCCGTCGAATTATCCGCAGTCCAGTAAAGCTCGAGCGCTCCTCCATCGTTCATCGAGATACCGTAGGTCCGGGTTAGCCCGCCGATGTCAAAGACGGCAAAGGCTTTGTAGCCATTGGGGGCCCATGTGGATAATCCGGTGAGGGAGATGGTTTCCGTGTCGTTGAGGTTGAGGTAGCCTTGCAGCAATCCTCCATCACCGGTTGCGCCCTGATTTGGGCTGCTGGCGTTGGCGTAGTTCGTATAGAAGGTGCCGGAAGAGGTCATGTTGACGCCGGAGGAGGCTCCGCTGGAGTCGATCAGCGCTATGCTGGCACCTCCTTGGGTTGAGGTTCTGAAGGTTCCCGGGTCGCCTGGGTCGCCTGCCAAGCG contains the following coding sequences:
- a CDS encoding LamG-like jellyroll fold domain-containing protein, with translation MNQEELTSLIEAWLDHTISESELTRLKQELLANRESVEYYVELAEMHSLLSQAKTTTLPQTNVVPMERVLKRQKNKTIKIALISAAAILVLSAVLMRLFFVDPETPPSLAFQTSPGTLFTITHDGAEDQSNGQTMHPGSRLQLSQGAIELNFASGVKSIITAPADLTLHANDRLYLGEGTGWFHVPKGAEGFQVKTRDLNIVDLGTEFGVLAKTNDHDEVHVLKGKVQVTTLRIRKESATLTAGQARRIDPIGRLSTIPSANNQFANKLPKSLPYLHWSFDEIEDLAFPAEGTIHCLSDPSARPIKNDTKALTMLGEGRFESALSIEPLVGKSLLTGYPGIAGDRPRTIAFWYRSERIPSGGVSGIVTWGRFDLDRKSSLKSYQDLERWTINISGDESHTGRGKVQIIGTGYLVGGSNVCDGQWHHIACSYRSTEDGVPETTLFIDGKKEPLSADYPQSIPNSVINTLDPNASPVAIGHNADGVNPKKDFKIQIDELYIFEGTLSEKSILRLMHTNSLK
- a CDS encoding sigma-70 family RNA polymerase sigma factor, whose protein sequence is MASHPPEINTFIKLLLEHQSALRAYIVSLMPGSDDAEDVLQNTNVVIWEKMNSFEDGSNFQAWIFAIARNMVKSQFRANKRHHSPSMDDELIQAIDQVWNQRPEKETTLRQRALDRCLEKLKPSDRDLIEVRYSKGKTLEQHAKRIKRSPDSLRTALSRVRAKLRNCVHKRLLLEGDVQ
- a CDS encoding glycoside hydrolase family protein; translation: MTRSLFILLSVLLLQPLAWSQTTDNLKLADKLEPITQANFFEEEGYATWGGHIVKEGDSYYLIYSRWKTKGGDWLTTSEIAIAQADDLAGPYRHLKVLLKGSGKGHWNELMAHNPKLKKFGDTWHLYFISSRPGKSRNHIRDSQRIGVATSTSITGPFVPSTQAIVEPAKPVFNITVNPGVTQRPDGSYLMILKGDIKAKTPEQAMPQRIQGLATSPTPTGPFSIQPQPAISGMDTEDASLWYDTKRKRYYAIFHAHHYIGLITSTDGIQWDKAQHSKVTGKSFPSPDGKAITVGSIERPFLYIEDGQAKALCLSTRRKGKGYNHGRCLIIPLKP
- a CDS encoding sulfatase, with the translated sequence MKPITCLLFLCTLASSVDAKTININLFNNAGSTESNQIINGDAAGNIPIAAQHWNNIGFNNGDLSGAAAQRNLSVKDDQGNSSAATFISSLNSAYVGYSGASQGEGSASSRSLMNSYLAFKPSDGGGLQINGLDSTFTSPGYRVYVYFDTDSSNRSHTLTLTPLESQAMVKAGDDSGTYSGTFVQTTGAGNYANFAVFENVTSRSFTLAMDSSVGRAAVNGIQIVSNDHVFPPSIESFSANDYYVTPGTAFNLSWQTTGATSISITPQIGDVTSLSTDGDGNTSSSATSTTTYTLTASNTGGSTTATLRMGVGLPKPNILFFLVDDMGWQDTSVPFHYDASGDPQPSANQTNKLRITPNMERLATQGMKFTSAYACSVCSPTRVSIMTGMNATRHHVTTWTHPSTPQDTGSNNIAHLKSPSDWHMAGMKPSDIALPKLLQETGYRTIHAGKAHFGTNSSFAGNPQAIGFDINIAGHGAGGPGSYLGTNNYGTGIWHVPGLEQYHGTDTFLSEALTLEMNKAITASVSDGVPFFAYMAHYAVHVPWQADSRFTANYPSLSGNALAYATLIEGMDKSLGDILTNLEQLGVAENTIVIFYSDNGSDAANPILRGKKGQYWEGGIRVPMIASWAKPDANNPFQSQLSIPAGSREDDIVSCEDMFATVASIAGASYSHPVDGHDLSPYFRATPGTHRPQEFIQHFPHGHNHDHFALMRQGDWKIIHQYSNGSTSLYNLANDIGESNNVAASHPERLMSMVRHLRQQLDAMGAQYSVNKNTNQAVPPALPNLPAVDVDQDGIPDLTEDKNQNGLVDPGETNPDNDNTDGDNINDGGEAKIGTDPLDLNSYFKQEQTLLGDGALQLTWPSSPTARFTIRSSTDLIDWSHIVADDIAAAAVGSQTSYTLPHSSSAQHFYQVVLK
- a CDS encoding sialate O-acetylesterase: MKIRTLLAILLPFLAVTSFANTINVNLAIGSDDANTIDTGEKASVGIPGGQTHDGSLWNHIPLRSSGQGAPGLFTAASQNGNHIDLNDTSGADSGVDMVSSGAFYANYANASGANASASGDGALMQSYTLANNSESISLSGLSTWAPHGYRVYLYFDIGPFTRTYGFTVSDGLTSQSYFTADTAGSDSDTDNDGVINWIESTATTSATAITDANYAAFGTFTGDTLTISGADTNRAPICGFQIVPIPASISVNFGIALNDANAVDAGESSIVGMPGSQTTDGSKWNNINLRASGAGAPSTFTAATQGANHINLNDSSGADAGVDMTSSGSFYSNFANSSSPNQSNTGDGGLMQSFLNLNSSESITLDGLASWAPHGYKVYAVFDIGSATRTYAISMTDGTSNQTFWTEDTSGTDADTDNDGVIGWIPSTATSSTSAVTDANYAEFGTFTGNTLTISGDATSGRATLSGLQIVAQTEPSANIVSFTATPSSFTAGESVTLHWNVTDADSVTIDQGVGSVSSTGSSILTPTASTTWTLTATRGNTIITAQTSATLSKGPIDVYLLSGQSNMQGTARSYKLSAELLSIPEIMLYAAGSGVSGSIANKWVGLQPANGSTFGPEMGFGERLRDLCPGRNIALIKYAASGNSLEINFKPGANATDTGNWGGSFTAMVNTFNNGIAALETDGWQPVIKGMCWQQGEQDAKDGLNVPESNTSADDYGANLSHFIDRIREQFANHASPDGIRFVLGQVLPYAPAGGDVDTRFPGRELVRQAELELDEDSGAALAKNNTATVPTNSTDHPSHEQEVDGFKDTDEVHLNATAQLALGKGMAYKMFKLTPLSYTEWSAGHSLIGSATDDDDLDGLDNISEFYLGSHPTNAMDLALPSGQLETIDGKDYLTLAFQRNLNALGTQATPQVSQDLIHWNDEEAPVFIRSIHHGDGTATLHYRSPWSLSAPSTQRTFLRLLITP
- a CDS encoding PEP-CTERM sorting domain-containing protein; this encodes MIKQSTSIALLVGLSATTQAASISVNFSVSATVDNQRVDAGETALVGLSGTEAVDGSNWNNISTRLAGDPGDPGTFRTSTQGGASIALIDSSGASSGVNMTSSGTFYTNYANASSPNQGATGDGGLLQGYLNLNDTETISLTGLSTWAPNGYKAFAVFDIGGLTRTYGISMNDGGALELYWTADNSTDSDTNNDGIIDWLGTTSTTSGSAVTNANYASFGTFTGDTLTISGTNNGGRAVLSGFQIVAVPEPSSAALLGLGGLALILHRRK